GTGACGCTGGATGACATTACAGAGCTTGTAGCGGCTCAACGGAATGCGGCCTGGGGTGATGTGGCCCGGCGGATCGCCCATGAGATCAAGAACCCGCTGACACCGATCCAGCTGTCGGCGGAGCGGCTGAAACGCAAATATGCGCACCGAATTGAAGAGGACCGCGAGATTTTTGATCGGTGTACTGACACTATCATTCGGCACGTGGGCGATATCGGGCGGATGGTGAACGAGTTCTCATCCTTCGCGCGGATGCCTGAACCGATCATGGCGAAAGAAGATCTGTGCGAAATTGCGCGTTCAGCGCTGTTCAGCTTCAGCGTCGCCAACCCGCAGATCAACTTCACGACCGACATGCCGGACGAACCGGTGACGATCCGCTGCGATGGTCGGCTGATCGGGCAGGCGGCGGTCAATCTGGTGAAGAACGCCGTCGAGTCGATCACGGAAAGCGGCAACGCCGAGAACGGCCTGATTGCGGTCAGTGTCCGCATTGAGGGCGACGAGGCCATCCTTGATGTCGCCGATAACGGGCGCGGGCTGCCGACGGAAGGTCGGTCCCGCCTGACCGAGCCCTATATGACGACCAGGGAAAAAGGCACCGGCCTCGGCCTCGCCATTGTACGCAAGGCGGTCGAGGAACATGGCGGGACTTTCAGCCTGATAGACAGGGGGGCCGAGGAGGGGCGCGGGGCCACGGCCCGTATCGCACTGCCGGTCTTCCGAACCGTCAGTACTCCACAGAATGATGAGCCGGACGAGCCGGCAGTGACAGAAAAAGAGAAGGCGTAACCCATGGCAATTGATATTCTGGTCGTGGACGACGAGCGCGATATCCGGGAACTTGTGTCGGGTATTCTTGAGGATGAGGGCTATGATCCGCGCATGGCCGCGGACAGCGACGCCGTGTTCGCCGCCGTCAAGGACCGCCTGCCGGCCATGGTCATTCTGGATATCTGGTTGCAGGGGTCCAAGCTCGATGGCCTGGGTATTCTGGCCGAACTCAAACAGGTGCATCCGGATCTGCCCGTCATCGTTATCTCCGGACACGGCAATGTGGAAACCGCCATCGCAGCGATCCGCAAGGGCGCCTACGACTATATCGAAAAGCCATTCAATGCTGACAAGCTGATCCTGACCGTCAAACGCGCGCTCGAGAATGCCCAGCTGCGCCGCGAGAATACTGACCTGAAGGAAAAATCGTCCGAACTCACCCTGATCGGCGACAGTAACGTGATGGTACAGCTTCGCTCGATGATCGACCGGATCGCCGATGCCCGGTCGCGCGTGATGATTGAGGGGCCGGTGGGTTCCGGCAAAGAGGTCGTCGCGCGGCGGCTGCACCGCCACTCAAAACGCTCGGGTCGTCCCTTTGTGGTCGTCAGCTCGGCCTCTATTGATCCTGCCCGAATGGAAGAGGCCCTGTTCGGCATCGAAGGGGATGATGGCCGTCCCCGGATGATCGGCCTGATGGAGCAGGCCCATGGCGGCACGCTTCTGTTTGATGAGGTCGGCGACATGCCGATCGAAACCCAGAACAAAATCTTGCGTGTCCTCGTGGACCAGCGCTTTACCCGGGTGGGCGGGACGACGCCCGTGACCGTTGATGTGCGGATCGTCTCGACCACGTCTGTCGACCTGCTGGCAGCCGCGGAAGATGGCCGGTTCCGCAAGGACCTCTATCACCGACTGGCGGTGGTTCATCTGGCGACACCGTCGCTGACCGCGCGTCGCGAGGATATCCCCGCGCTGGCTGATCACTTCCTGAAGACGCTGGCCGAATCGGGCGGCTTCAAGCGGCGGCACCTGACCGATGAGGCGGCGGCTGCACTGCAGACCTACACCTGGCCGGGCAATGTCCGTCAGCTGCGAAATGTCCTTGAGCGCACGCTGATCGTTTCCGGACGCGCGGTGTCCGATGCCATCGGCATTGAGCAGCTGCCCGAGGAAGTGGTGCAGTCAGGCCCGCGTCTTCCCGCCGGCGAGACGATGGAGCAGATCATCGCCCTGCCGCTGCGAGAGGCGAGGGAACGCTTTGAGCGGGAGTATCTGGTGGCCCAGATTGCCCGGTTTGCGGGGAACATTTCCCGCACTGCGGCTTTTATCGGGATGGAGCGTTCTGCGCTGCACCGGAAACTGAAGGCGCTGGGGGTGACGAGCAACAATCGCGAAGATTGATCCTCCAACACCGTGCATTGACGTTTTCCTGCCTTAAATGACGCTAAGGATAGGGGCAGGTCGATACCGGGCTTGTTGTGCGGTTTGCCGAAGAGCGGCACAATAATACGGCGATGGGGCCTGAATCCGGTGTCCCTGCGCAAGAGAGGATAGGCCTTTGGCCAGTAAACGCGACAAGAAGCGGCTTGATCAGGACCATGCGGCCAAGATGCCGAAGCCGGGTCCTTTTGCCTCCCTGCGAAACAGCTTCTTCACGGGCGTCGTCATCGCTGCGCCGCTGTTCATCACCGTGGCGGTCGTTTACTGGCTCGTGACTGGACCGCTGGCGAATTTCGACGGCTTTGTGCAGCGTAATATTCCCGATGCGTGGCTGCCGCCGCTGCCGCCTGATTATTACATCCCCGGACTTGGTGTTCTCGTCGCCGTCATCTTCCTCGTGCTGCTTGGCGTCATGGCGAAGAATTTCATCGGGCGCTTCCTGATCAATTTCGGTGAGCAGGTCCTCGATTCGATGCCGGTGGTGCGGAACCTCTACGGCTTCTTCAAGAACGTCTTCGAGATGGCGCTGCAGCAGTCCGAGCAGTCGTTCAAGGAAGTGGCGCTGATCGAATATCCGCGTCCCGGTCTTTGGACCCTTTGCTTCATCGTCACCTCCACCAAGGGGGAGGCGAAGCACTTGCTGAGCGATCTTGGCGATGACATGACGAATGTCTTCGTGCCCACAACGCCGAACCCGACCTCCGGCTTCCTGCTGTTTGTGCCGCGCTCAGAGCTGCGCATTCTTGAAATGACCGTTGAAGAAGGCGCGAAGATGATCTTCTCCGCCGGTCTGGTGGCACCTGAATTCGTAGTGCCGGGGACAGAGCCCATGCCTGAGCCCGCAAAGGCGGAAAGCACTCATCGTGGTTTTAACATTCTGCGGCGTCGCTCTGGCCCTGCGGAAACGCCTGTGGGTCCCCCACAGATTGTCGATGAGAAGGCGCCATAACCACAAGCGTGTGCCTGTCATGAAAATACTTCGATTATCAGCGCCTTAACCATACTGAATGGTTGTGGGGCGTTGCTGTAAGGTATACAATTTCCTTAAATTTGACTGGGGATTGAGTTATGCGTGCGTTGCTCGCTGTGATTATCGGGACTTCAACACTGTTTGCCGCTGCGGCTCATGCCGGCACGGTTTACTCTTACGAGGTTTCGAACCCCCGCCAGAATGATACCGCCGGAGTCGTGAACAAGGTCAGTGTCGACTACGATACGGATGACGTCCTGTCCTTTGCCGCGGCTTTTACTGCGAATAATGGGTTGCTGCCGCAGGCGGGCTGGTTTGTGCTCAGCCCCGGGCAGTATCCGCGCCTTTCCGGCAATGAGCTGGCGATCCTCTATCTCGATTTCGCTGGCGGCGATGTTTATGCCTACCGGTACAATGGCGTGGCGGGCACCTATGCCCACGGTCGTGAGACTTATCTCGACGAAGGCAATTTCATCACGTCGTATGAGGACGTTCTGTCTGTCGACTACAGCGGCGATGCGTCGTCCAAGCTGAGCATTGGTTTTGACAATCTCGATGTGTCTGCTCTTTCGCCCGGGACATTCGGGGATGAGTGGACGGGCGTTTCCTACGGGCCAGGCTTCGGTGGCTGGTTCCACTTCACCACCATGGACAGCTATTCCATTTCTAATGGCAAGATTTCTGGCTGGTACCCGAAATGGCAGTCTTGGTACGATGTTGACGGTAAGACCGCGACCGTGCCGGAGCCTGCAACCCTGGCTGGCCTCGCGCTTTTCGGTGTCGTTGGGCTTGGTCTCTACCGTCGCAACCGCCGCGGCGCTGCAAAGGCCTAACCGGCGCGCAGCAGTTTGACGGCGTCGTCCCGACTGAACAGATATAGCAGGATACGGAGCGCCTCACCGCGCTCCGTTTTCAGTTCCGGGTCTGTCATCACCGTACGTCTGGCATCATCGCTCGCCATTTGGAGCAGGCTGCCCTGACTGCCAATGTCGGCCATGCGGAATTGCGGAAAGCCGGACTGGGCCGTGCCCAGACTGTCGCCGGGTCCGCGAAGGGCCAGATCCTCCTCCGCGATCACAAAGCCGTCTTCGGTCTCCCGCAGCGCATTGAGCCGCGCCTTCGCCGTGGGCCCAAGCCCACTTTCGCCCGCGTGATAGAGGAGTATGCAGCTGGCAGGCTTGTCGCCGCGCCCGACCCGTCCGCGCAACTGATGCAGCTGAGCAAGGCCAAAGCGCTCGGCATGCTCAATGACGATGACCGTGGCGTTTGGTGTGTTCACGCCCACCTCAATGACCGTGGTCGCGACCAGGACCTGAATATCGCCGCGATAGAATGACGACACCACAGCATCTTTCTGCGGGCCCTTCATCTGCCCATGCACCAGGCCAACGGCGTCACCAAATCGTGCTTTCAGCGTTGCGGCCCGATCTTCCGCGGACACCATGTCCATGGTCTCCGATGGAGAGACGAGGGGGCAGACCCAATAGACCTGCTCACCCTTGGCGATTGTGCGCCCCACCGCCTCAATGACGGCGTCGAGACGCTGTGCGGGAATGGCTTTTGTCGCCACAGGTTTTCGGCCGGGCGGCTTCTCGCGGATCTGGCTGATATCCATGTCGCCATAGGTCGTGAGCGCCAGAGTACGGGGGATCGGCGTAGCGGTCATGACCAGAACGTCCGCCTGCTGTCCTTTGTCCTGCAACTCCAACCGCTGGGCAACGCCGAAACGGTGCTGCTCGTCCACGACGACAAGGCCAAGGTCGGCGAAGGCCACATCATCCGAGAAGAGCGCATGGGTGCCTACCACCACCTGAACATAACCCTTTCGAACGCCGTCACGCTTGGCCTGGCGCTCCTGTCCCTTGTCGCGCCCGGTGATCAGGACGCAGGCAATATTCAGGCGGTCACAAAGGGGGGCAATCTCGTCAAAATGCTGGCGCGCGAGAATTTCAGTTGGCGCCATCAGGGCCGCCTGGGCGCCCGCTTCGACGGCTGTCAGCAGGGCAAGGAGGGCGACGACCGTCTTGCCAGAGCCCACGTCACCCTGCACAAGCCGCACCATCCGGGACGGTGCCGCCATGTCTGTCGTAATATCGTGCAGGGCCTCTTCCTGACCGGCCGTGAGGCGGAAGGGCAGCGCTTCGCGAACGGCTGCTGTCAACTGCCCGTCGCCCTTCAGAATGCGGCCGGGCCGGCTGGCGCGCCGTGCACGGATCAGGGCGAGCGCCAGCTGGTGTGCCAGAATTTCGTCATAGGCCAGGCGCCGGCGCGCGGTGCTGTCGGCGGACAGATCCAGCTTGCTGGACGGCTGGTGCGCGGCGATGAGCGCGGCTTTCCAGTCGGGCCAACGCTCCTTCTGCAGAACGTCCTCTGCCAGCCATTCAGGCACATCGGGGGTCCGGTCAACAGCCTGCTCGACGGCCCGCCGAATGGTTTTTCCCGCCAGACCCGCGGTCAGGGGATAGACTGGCTCAATCAATGGCAGGGTGGAGAATTCATCGGGAGAGATGATATAGTCAGGATGCGCCATTTGGCGCTCACTGCCGTAATATTCGACCGTGCCGGAGACGAGGCGCGTCTGCCCCGTGGGCAGGCTCCGGTGCAGGAAATCAGCTCGGGGCCTGAAAAAAATCAGCGTGAGATAGCCGGTATCATCCGAACACAGCACCTTCCATGGCACGAGGCTCTTGCCCCGTGGTGGCTCGTGGTGGCTGTCCACATGCACGGAAATCGTGGCGAGGCGCCCATCCTCAGCGTCAGCGATCCTGGGCCGATAGGTACGATCGACAATATTCTGGGGCAGAGTCCACAGAAGATCCACGATCCGGGGGCCCGCAACTTTGGACACGAGCGGCGCGGTTTTGGGGCCGATGCCCTTGAGCACCGTGATGTCCTGGAACAGGGGATTGAGCAAAGCCGGTCGCATGGCGGTACCTTAGTCGGCTTTGCGCCTTTGGCGAAGTCGGATCAGGCGGATGTCTCGAGCCGCTGCGCGGCACGATGACGGGCGGCCGTGCTGTCGGTATCTTCAAGATGAATCAGCCCGACCAGACGCCGAATGATCATTTCCTCATAGGGCGCTTTCTGCTCATCGGTGAGCGCAATCATCCACATGTCTTCGATCAATTTCAGTTTTCCCTCGCGATCGAGACCCTCTTTGACGACCCGTGAAAAGCCATAGAGATCGTTGGCTGCTGCCTGTTCCTGTTCAGCCTGGTCACGCAGGGCCTTAGCTTCCGCTTGCGTCTTGCCAAACTGGGCCGCAACCAGATGGTCGATCATGGCACGCTCTTCATCCGTATACTCTTCGTCAGCGCGGGCCGCTTCAACGAGAAGGGCCGTGAAGGCGAGCGGCAGGGCGTCTGCTTCGACGGCGTCGTTATTCTGGTCCTTGCGGAACTGCGCGAAGAGTTTGTCGAGCATGGCGGTCTCCTATTGTGCCTCGTCATCGGGCGAAAAGTCATCGGGCGAAAATGTCTGCACCGCGTCCAGCGCACGGCGATCCTTCTTGGTCGGGCGACCGGCACCGGCCGCCCTTTCAAAGGGAATGGGGGCACGGACGGGCCGTGGCAAGGGCGGGGGTGAATGATCGATATAAAGGGCCTGGGCCTCAGGCGCCGGGCCGCGGCGTTCACCGAGAGCCCTCACTTCGACCACGACCAGTTGCGGGCCGCGTGTGAAGGCCAGCGTGTCGCCGGGCCGGACGTTGAAACTTGCCTTCTCCACACGCTGGGTCTGCCCTGACCGTGTCAGGCGGATGCCGTGGTCGGCGACAGCCCGCGCGGCAATGCTCCGTGTCTTGAACATGCGCGCGTGCCAGAGCCAGCGGTCAATGCGCAGGCTCTCTTGCGCCTCAGTCATGGCCGTCCCTGCAGACAAAAGTCATCGCTTGGACGGCTCAGGAACGACGTCTTATTCGTCGGTGTCAGAAGCATCCTCATCTTCATCATCCGCGCTGTCCTCGTCGCTTGTATTATCGTCAGCGGCACTGCCCTGGGTCATGCGGCGAACAACGTTCGCGGCTTCGCTAGGCTCATCCTCCGCATCTGCGTCCTCAGTCGCGTCCTCTGCTGGCTGCGGTGCTGGGGCAGGTTCAGTTGTTTCATCCTCGCTCGCGTCCTCTTCGGTGGCGGTGGCGGATGTTGCAGGTTCATCTTCTTGTGCGGGAGCGGGCGTTGCCAAAGGCGCGGCGGCTGGCGTCGCCTCAGTCTCTGGCATATCGCCGACGGACGGCTGTTTGTTGTCCATCGCGTCATTGGCGGGTGGGGCCGCAGGACCAGCTGGCGCTGGCTCGGCGGTATCGTCCGAAGCCGGTGCATCTTCCGTTGCGGGCGTCTCAGCGGCTGGCGCAGGCGTCTCAGCAGCGGGAGCAGGCGTTACTGGCGGCGCTGCCGGGGCAGCCGCAGGTTGGGCAGGACCCTTCTTGACCGCGGCGCTGGCATCATTGTCCGTGTTCATCAGATCATCGAACAGCTGGCCTGTCATCTTCTCGCCATTGATGAAGTCCCAGGCATATTGCCGGTTCATGTCCGCTAGCGGATCGGCAGCGATAACATCTTCGCGCGATGAGCCCTTCATCATCTCGGCGCGAACCATGCGGCGCGCCTTGCGGATCATCGCGATCGTGTCGCGAACGTCCTGGCGGTTGGAGACAGGGCCGTGACCGGGCACGATGGTTGTCTCGGCATTGCTGAGGCTCGCCACCTTGTTGAGGGCCGCCAGCACGCCTTCGACCGAACCGCCCGAATTGATATCGATAAAGGGATAGCGGCCGGAGAACAGCGTATCACCGGTGTGGATCAGGTTGGCATCCACGAAATGGACGATGGCATCCCCATCCGTGTGCGCGTTCGGCACATGGACCACGTGGATGGTTTTCCCATTCCAGTGGAAGGTTGCTTCCTCAGAGAAGGTGATGACGGGCAGGGCGTTGCTTTGCAGATCGCCGGTTTTGGCCTGCTCGGCCAGGCGGGCCCGCACATTGTCATGGGCTACGATGGTGGCGCCGGCATTGTAGAACGCGGCATTGCCGCCCGTGTGATCGCCGTGAAAATGCGTGTTCAGGACAAAGACCACCGGCATGTCCGAGACCTGCTTGATCAGGTCGAGATTGGCTTTGGCAATATCGGCAAACTGGTCATCGATGACGAAGACGCCGTCCGGTCCGGTTGAGAACAGGATATTCCCCCCGCGACCCATGATGGCATAGAGGCCGTCGCCCAGATCCTGTCGCTTCGATGCGGGTGTTGCCTGCTGCTGTGTCACAGCGGCGGCCGCTGTCATGACCTTGGTATCGTGTGATACCGCCGGATGGGCTGTCATGGCTGTCGTTGCGGCAATCAGGGCAATAATCGATGTCATGTCGGTTCACTCTCCGGGCTACTGCTTCTCGTCCCAACTCGGCATATAGACCTTGTGAGCCGACTTGCCCGCCCCCCAGCAAAATTTTGTGTCACAGGCGCGGTATCCTGCCGCAATCCGAACTCAGAAGATGAGAAAATGCCAACAAGGCGCGCTATTTACGCCCCGTTCTGTTGCGCCTGGAGAGAAGGGTGGATAATTGTGTCTATCCGATAGCGAAACTGATTTTACATGACTTGGTCCCCCGACAGCTGGCGCAGCAAGCCGGCGAAGCATATTCCAGAAGATTATCCAGATCCCGCAGCGCTGGCTGCGGTGGAGACGGAGCTGAAATCCTATCCGCCGCTGGTGTTTGCCGGTGAGGCGCGCTCGCTCAAGGCCCGGCTGGCTGATGTGTCTCGGGGCGAAGCCTTCCTCCTGCAGGGCGGCGACTGCGCGGAAAGCTTCAAGGAATTCCATCCCGACAATATCCGCGATACCTTTCGCGTTCTGTTGCAGATGGCGGTGGCGCTGACCTTCGGGGCATCCATGCCTGTGGTGAAGGTGGGCCGTATTGCCGGGCAGTTCGGCAAGCCGCGGTCTTCGCCGGTTGAGACGCGAGACGGCGTCACACTGCCCAGTTATCGCGGTGACAATATCAACGCGATGGACTTCACGCCCGAGGCTCGGATTCCCGATCCCCAGCGTTTGTTGCGCGGCTACGGCCAGTCCGCCGCCACGCTCAACCTGATCCGGGCGCTCGCCAAGGGCGGCTATGCCGATCTGCGCAACGTGCATCGGTGGATGCTCGATTTCGTCGGCGGCGCACCGCAGGCAGAAAAATACGAGGTGCTGGCCGACAAGATTTCCGAGGCGATGGCCTTCATGGACGCCTGCGGCATCACGGCGGGCAGTTCGAAGGCCATGTCGGAAGTGGAGTTCTACACCAGCCATGAGGGCCTGCTTCTCGGCTTTGAGCAGGCGATGACACGCAAGGATTCGACCAGCGGTGACTGGTACGACACCTCGGCGCACATGATCTGGATCGGCGACCGGACCCGCCAGCCCGACGGAGCCCATGTGGAATTCTGTCGCGGTATCCGCAATCCGATTGGCATCAAATGTGGCCCGACGCTGGAGCCTGATGACCTGATGGAGCTCCTCGATATTCTCAGCCCCGACAATGAGGCTGGCCGCATCGTGCTGATCTCCCGCTTCGGGGCCAACAAGGTGGGCGAGGGCCTGCCCCGTCTTCTGCGCCGGGTTCAGGCGGAAGGCCGGAATGTCGTCTGGTCATCGGATCCGATGCACGGCAACACCACCACGACCGAGACGGGCTACAAGACTCGCGGCTTTGACAATATTCTGTCCGAAGTGATGCAGTTCTTTGAAGTCTGCCGCGCTGAAGGCGCCTATCCGGGCGGTGTCCATTTCGAGATGACCGGCCAGGACGTGACCGAATGTGTCGGCGGTGGTCAGGCGATCACGGCAGAAGACCTGTCGAGCCGCTATCACACTCATTGCGACCCGCGTCTGAATGCCACCCAGGCGCTGGAACTGGCGTTCATTCTGGCGGACACGATGCACAAGGATCGTCGCGCCACGAACTGATCAGAGGAGGCAGGCAGATGTTCACACGGTACTTATCCGGCCTGTTCGTTTGCCTGCTCTCGCTGTGTGTATCCGGCGCGCAAGCCGCCCCGCCGGCCAATTTCCTTTATACAGGCGAAGAGCTTGACGAGCGGACGCTTGCATTGCTGGCGCGGCCGGATATTGACGGCATACAGATTATCTATAACTGGCGTGAGCTTGAGCCTGCCGAGGGGGAATTTGATTTCTCCGCCATCAGAGCAGATCTTGAGAGTGTTCAGACCCTCGACAAGAAGCTTTTCATTCAGCTTCAGGATCGGTTTTTCTCCAGTCAATGGCGGCCAATCCCGCAATATATCCTGACAGAGCCCGACTATGCCGGTGGCCTGGTGCCCCAGATTGACAATCCCGGGGAGGGCGTGCCGCAGCAGCAGGGTTGGGTGACGATACAGTGGAACCCCTTTGTCCGCGCGCGCTTTCAGAACCTCATCATCGCGCTGGCCGACGAATTTGATGGTGATATCTACGGCATCAATCTGCCCGAATCAGCAATCGATATCGATCAGGAGGCGGATGAGACCGGTTTTTCCTGTGACCGCTACTATCGGGCGACACTTGAAAATGTCCGCGTGGCCAGTACTGCCTTCAGGACCTCTCATGTCGTGCAGTACGTGAATTTCTGGCCCTGCGAATGGAACAACGACCAAGGCTATATGCAGGACATTTTCGAGGACGCGGTGGCACAGGGCTATGGCCTTGGGGGACCGGACATCGTGCCCTATCGCCGTGGGCAGATGAAGAACGCCTATCCCTTTTTCAACAAGCACCGCGAAGAGCTCGATCTGGTAGCCATGGCGGTGCAGGAGCCGACGCTCACCTATACCAATCCCGAAACGGGGGCGCAGTTCGAGCGTGAGGACTTTGTCGATTTTGCCCAGAACTATCTTGGCGTCGATGTCATCTTCTGGACGGTTGAGGCACCGTGGCTGACGGACTAGGCACGTAATCCTGCGTAACCTCCTGTGATGTGCGCTGCAGCAAAGCTAGGCTAGAAAGCCCTCATGACAAAGAATTTGAAAGCCGGTGTGGCCGGCGCCGGCGTTTTTGGCGGCTACCACGCAAACAAATATATCGAAGTCGATGGTGCTGATCTGGTTGCCATTTTTGATGTCGACCCTGTCCGCGCCGATGCTGCCACGAAGGATCGCCCCGCGACAGCCTATAGCGACTTTGGCCTGTTCCTCAGCCAGATCGACGTTCTGACCATCGCAACGCCTGCATCGACCCACGGTGACCTTGCGCTGCAAGCGATTGAAGCGGGCAAGTCGGTTCTTGTGGAAAAGCCGATCGCTATGGAGCTCGCACTGGCCAATCGGTTGATCGCGGCGGCGGAAAAGCACAATGTGACGCTGCAGGTGGGGCATCAGGAACGGTATGTGGCCGAGGCGCTTGGGCTCTTGTCGCGCGGTACACCGCAATCGCTGCGTTCTCGCCGCCTGAACAAGTTCTCAGGCCGCGCGATGGACGTCTCTGTCGTCTTTGATCTGATGATCCACGACCTTGATCTTCTGGCCCAGGTGACGCCGCTCGACGGTGTGGTCATCGACCGCATTGATGCGCGGTTTGAACATGGCGACAAGGCGGATTATGTCGATGTTGATCTTCGCTTTGCTTCCGGTCTGACCGCAACGCTGTCAGCATCACGGATGGAGGAAACGCCGATCCGTGACCTTCTTCTGAATTATGAAGAGGGCGAGATCGGCGTGAATTTTCTGGCGCGCGAAACGACGAATACGACGCAGACGCCGTTGCCGTTCCAGTTCAGTGACGACGAAAAGCCACCGGCGCTGATCGACCCGCTGCGTTACGGGACGCAGTGTTTCGTGAACGCGGTCAAAGCGGGCACTGTGCCGCCCGTGACGGGAGCGGATGGACGCAATGCGTTGATGCTGGCACTGATGATTGAAGAGGCCGCGATGGCCCAAGGAGACAAGTCATGAACGGCGTAGCCAACCTCGCTCTCGAACGGGAATCCCGCGTAGGCACCATCGCCTTCATTGACCTGAAGGCGCAGCAGAAAGTCATTCGTGAGAAGGTCGAAAAGCGTCTTCTGGCTGTTCTGGACCATGGCCGATATATTGGCGGGCCGGAGATCGAAGAGCTCGAAACTACGTTGGCGGAGAAAGTGGGCGTCAAGCACTGTATTGCCTGCTCATCCGGCACCGATGCGCTGATCATTCCGATGATGGGCCTTGGTCTGGAGAAAACCGACGCGGTCTTCATTCCCGCCTTCACCTATAACGCCACGGCCAACGCCGTCATTGTCGCCGGCGGTACACCGATTTTTGTCGATATCGACCCCGAAACCCTGAACATGTCGCCGGCGGACCTCACCACCAGAATTGATCAGGCCAAGGCGGCTGGCATGCGGCCGCGCGCGGTCTGCCCTGTAGACCTCTTTGGTTTGCCTGCTGACTATCTGGCGATCGGCCAGATTGCAGCCAAGGAGGGCATGGTCCTGTTCAGTGACGGGGCCCAGAGCTTTGGCGGACGCCAGAATGGTCGTTGGGTTGGGGCCTTGGCGCCGGTAACCGGCACCAGCTTCTTTCCCGGCAAGGCCCTGGGCGCCTATGGCGATGCGGGCGCAACGTTTACAGATGACGAAAACATGGCGGAAATCTGCCAGTCCATCCGCTGGCATGGCACGGATGAAAAGCGCGCGCAGTCCGTCCGTGTCGGTATCAATGGCCGGATGAGCACGTTCCAGGCGGCGGTGCTGTTGGAGAAAAACGCCATTTTCTGGGATGAGCTGGAGCAGCGCAAGCGGGTTGCAGCCATCTATGATGAACGGCTGGCGGGTCTTGCGGATCCCCAGCACGTGCCTGCTGGCAGTGAACACGGCTATGGCTATTACACCGTTCAGGTCGAAAACCGCGACGCCGTTCGGGAAAAAATGGGCGTCGCCGGTGTGCCGACGGCTGTCTATTACATGACGCCGCTGCATCATATGCCAGCCTTTTCTAGCTACGCGCCAGAAGGGGGGATGCCGGTCTCCGAGGCGGCCACATCGCGTGTCCTGTCACTGCCGATGCACCCCTACCTGACTGACGAGCAGGCGCATTTTGTCTGTGATGTGTTCGCCGCCGCGGTGAAAGAGGCTTAGCGCAGCATGGACCGTCTGCGGATCGCACTTGCCCAGCTTAATCCGGTCGTCGGCGATATCGCTGGCAATCTGGCCAGGATCAGTGCGGCCCGCGATGAGGCAGCTCGTCTGGGGGCGGATCTTGTCGTCTGCCCTGAGCTGATTGTGTCTGGTTATCCGCCGGAGGATCTGGTCCTCCGACCGGCCTATGTTACAGCCTGTCAGGCCGCCGTGGAGAAATTCGCAAAGTCGACGGCGAACGGACCGGCTGTTCTGATCGGTTCGCCATGGCCGAGCGATGATCAGTTCGACGTCAGACCCTACAACGCGTCTATTCTGTGCGCGGACGGAACAGTCGCTGGCATCGAGTACAAGGCCTGCCTCCCCAACTATGGTGTGTTTGACGAGCCCCGAACGTTTCGTCCCGGTCCGGGGGCCAAACCTGTGATGTTCAAGGGCATCAGTCTCGGCCTCCTGATCTGTGAGGACATGTGGTATCCCGGTCCGGCGGCTGCTCTGGCCGAGGCGGGCGCTGAAATCTTTATCGTTCCCCACGGCTCACCGTTTCGGGAAACGGCGGCGGCTGAACGTCTTGCTCAGGCAGAAGCACGGGTGGCCGAACACGACCGTCCCCTGATCTTTGTGAATCAGGTGGGGGGGCAGGATGAGC
This genomic stretch from Parvularcula sp. LCG005 harbors:
- a CDS encoding TerB family tellurite resistance protein, whose product is MLDKLFAQFRKDQNNDAVEADALPLAFTALLVEAARADEEYTDEERAMIDHLVAAQFGKTQAEAKALRDQAEQEQAAANDLYGFSRVVKEGLDREGKLKLIEDMWMIALTDEQKAPYEEMIIRRLVGLIHLEDTDSTAARHRAAQRLETSA
- the recG gene encoding ATP-dependent DNA helicase RecG, producing MRPALLNPLFQDITVLKGIGPKTAPLVSKVAGPRIVDLLWTLPQNIVDRTYRPRIADAEDGRLATISVHVDSHHEPPRGKSLVPWKVLCSDDTGYLTLIFFRPRADFLHRSLPTGQTRLVSGTVEYYGSERQMAHPDYIISPDEFSTLPLIEPVYPLTAGLAGKTIRRAVEQAVDRTPDVPEWLAEDVLQKERWPDWKAALIAAHQPSSKLDLSADSTARRRLAYDEILAHQLALALIRARRASRPGRILKGDGQLTAAVREALPFRLTAGQEEALHDITTDMAAPSRMVRLVQGDVGSGKTVVALLALLTAVEAGAQAALMAPTEILARQHFDEIAPLCDRLNIACVLITGRDKGQERQAKRDGVRKGYVQVVVGTHALFSDDVAFADLGLVVVDEQHRFGVAQRLELQDKGQQADVLVMTATPIPRTLALTTYGDMDISQIREKPPGRKPVATKAIPAQRLDAVIEAVGRTIAKGEQVYWVCPLVSPSETMDMVSAEDRAATLKARFGDAVGLVHGQMKGPQKDAVVSSFYRGDIQVLVATTVIEVGVNTPNATVIVIEHAERFGLAQLHQLRGRVGRGDKPASCILLYHAGESGLGPTAKARLNALRETEDGFVIAEEDLALRGPGDSLGTAQSGFPQFRMADIGSQGSLLQMASDDARRTVMTDPELKTERGEALRILLYLFSRDDAVKLLRAG
- a CDS encoding PEP-CTERM sorting domain-containing protein codes for the protein MRALLAVIIGTSTLFAAAAHAGTVYSYEVSNPRQNDTAGVVNKVSVDYDTDDVLSFAAAFTANNGLLPQAGWFVLSPGQYPRLSGNELAILYLDFAGGDVYAYRYNGVAGTYAHGRETYLDEGNFITSYEDVLSVDYSGDASSKLSIGFDNLDVSALSPGTFGDEWTGVSYGPGFGGWFHFTTMDSYSISNGKISGWYPKWQSWYDVDGKTATVPEPATLAGLALFGVVGLGLYRRNRRGAAKA
- a CDS encoding DUF502 domain-containing protein: MASKRDKKRLDQDHAAKMPKPGPFASLRNSFFTGVVIAAPLFITVAVVYWLVTGPLANFDGFVQRNIPDAWLPPLPPDYYIPGLGVLVAVIFLVLLGVMAKNFIGRFLINFGEQVLDSMPVVRNLYGFFKNVFEMALQQSEQSFKEVALIEYPRPGLWTLCFIVTSTKGEAKHLLSDLGDDMTNVFVPTTPNPTSGFLLFVPRSELRILEMTVEEGAKMIFSAGLVAPEFVVPGTEPMPEPAKAESTHRGFNILRRRSGPAETPVGPPQIVDEKAP
- a CDS encoding sigma-54 dependent transcriptional regulator, translated to MAIDILVVDDERDIRELVSGILEDEGYDPRMAADSDAVFAAVKDRLPAMVILDIWLQGSKLDGLGILAELKQVHPDLPVIVISGHGNVETAIAAIRKGAYDYIEKPFNADKLILTVKRALENAQLRRENTDLKEKSSELTLIGDSNVMVQLRSMIDRIADARSRVMIEGPVGSGKEVVARRLHRHSKRSGRPFVVVSSASIDPARMEEALFGIEGDDGRPRMIGLMEQAHGGTLLFDEVGDMPIETQNKILRVLVDQRFTRVGGTTPVTVDVRIVSTTSVDLLAAAEDGRFRKDLYHRLAVVHLATPSLTARREDIPALADHFLKTLAESGGFKRRHLTDEAAAALQTYTWPGNVRQLRNVLERTLIVSGRAVSDAIGIEQLPEEVVQSGPRLPAGETMEQIIALPLREARERFEREYLVAQIARFAGNISRTAAFIGMERSALHRKLKALGVTSNNRED